The following coding sequences are from one Ornithorhynchus anatinus isolate Pmale09 chromosome 18, mOrnAna1.pri.v4, whole genome shotgun sequence window:
- the STIL gene encoding SCL-interrupting locus protein isoform X2, with amino-acid sequence MDPRLLSSHRPGPLGFPRSRCVLWDPTPAGDRTCLHLSHYRNPKLLVTEKAVRLAYRHARQSAKSVLPCFLLGTLAVDEDEKGVTLTVDRFDPGREVPGSPGPAPSAPLPGDFLVPCSVSSRGSTLGEVVVHSADDFSAAFKGLQRHLSSRDSLNACQLLCLRAHVRCSQVLDRLELDFRWAAVTVADTFDCTPVKPIPIIPTALARNLTTYLNLAQIQGTWKCGFLTMDETRKLLLLLESDPKVYTLPLVGIWLAGITHVYSPQVWACCLRYTLSSSIQERVLSESGSFVIVLYSLTHPEPEFYECVPQKGHSGPTFQLLTSNETFHLFQDVEPSDRHPIPFELSAGGRDAEGELFRRVSESLLAVSCSQKASPGPLSVSDQDSGMEDEDLSPRPMPSPHPVGQQGTKICPSVPELSLVLDGSFLDSAPAPNHLVGPNPPSPPSSLPLPGFSGPQCQQFSEERPSWGPGPGGPWRGPTGQTGPGSPPPPTPRVKQPPPRPPTWKRGVPRGRQIPGAPSSPLTPIARPPADLAGLPPGGPPVEAGSRPHQDLARHRGGESFGRGRRASCPRPLSTGRRPLPRGPGPLSPTPDWPITGPPSPSGHLLDVCGCCRCHGPAMGRPGAWRGAGGAGGWQAQGVRSEALPEVWSETPAEVWSEAPVENAGSPPRPGTGCLLPLACNPRSPPGRGLQRGGGPSSPAGAFSFPPPCATCAPSPRRASADGMMGLSPEAFRMLTEQDRQLKLLQAQIERLLAAQTFLAGPPAAGHQPGAASAPTATRASPELRVRETVSIAVSTGTSLLWQAPCGGPEAAHPGDQRDASVQSQDCSIVLDADRARASHDPDPGGSGGVSGEETSLSPGAVGCSSMAGEDPGPTTLPGLPSGESVSACLRAGPAEDTGNPPAPANGAEVQLAQEAGGGRPSTPPESQQLYQDLLGQVKHLLKASSEESTHPCPEAESACQDGVPSGSRSGTEQRSDDPSEKDRDGVLSATLKQLRSLGVTLDSPSHVRQSEARVEHASVLACISPAAVLSGLNYVSFSNVGVSGLHPSGADLSMEANAIALKYLSESQLAQLSFGRAAPDAAPGSPVAPGPTDWSLLGLGAISPSNMSFATRTYMKRYGLLQGDCGDCSDRGDWELRPPADTGGRPGAAPRQPGGPADPSGADPCSPPQPDAPVLRNITNGAGRPKGPPGATDWLPGSRAGLLAGKVAFTRHPDQENQREPALFPDGPQASGTFRHMDSMNSVGTFLDIGRLRQLPKLF; translated from the exons ATGGATCCAAG GCTGCTGTCTTCCCACCGGCCGGGCCCTCTCGGCTTTCCGCGGTCCAGGTGTGTGCTGTGGGATCCGACCCCCGCCGGAGACCGGACCTGCTTGCACCTCAGCCACTACAG AAATCCCAAGCTGCTGGTGACCGAGAAGGCCGTCCGTCTTGCTTATCGTCACGCGAGGCAGAGTGCCAAGTCGGTGCTGCCCTGCTTCCTCCTCGGGACCCTGGCGGTGGATGAAG ATGAAAAAGGCGTCACTCTGACCGTAGACCGCTTCGACCCCGGCCGAGAAGTgcccggctccccggggcccgccccctccgccccgctccccggcGACTTCTTGGTTCCGTGTTCGGTCAGCAGCCGGGGGTCCACCCTGGGGGAGGTGGTGGTTCACAGCGCAGACGATTTCAGCGCGGCCTTCAAG GGGCTCCAGCGCCACCTCAGCAGCAGAGACTCTCTGAACGCCTGCCAGCTCCTCTGTCTCCGAGCCCACGTCCGCTGCAGCCAGGTCCTGGACCGCCTGGAGCTGGACTTCCGCTGGGCGGCCGTCACTGTGGCCGACACGTTCGACTGCACGCCCGTGAAGCCCATCCCCATCATCCCCACGGCCCTGGCCCGCAACCTGACCACCTACCTGAACCTCGCTCAGATCCAGGGCACCTGGAAGTGTGG ATTCCTTACGATGGACGAAACGCGTAAGCTGCTCTTACTTCTGGAGTCGGATCCCAAGGTTTACACCCTGCCATTAGTTGGAAT CTGGCTGGCGGGCATCACTCACGTCTACAGTCCGCAGGTGTGGGCCTGCTGCCTGCGCTACACGCTCAGCTCCTCGATTCAAGAGAG GGTCCTTTCGGAGTCCGGCAGCTTCGTCATCGTTCTCTACTCCCTGACCCACCCGGAGCCCGAGTTTTACGAATGCGTTCCCCAGAAGGGCCACTCGGGCCCCACGTTCCAACTCCTAACCAGCAACGAGACCTTTCATCTTTTCCAA GACGTGGAGCCTTCCGACCGACACCCCATCCCCTTTGAGCTGAGCGCGGGAGGCCGAGACGCTGAGGGAGAGCTCTTCCGTCGAGTTTCCGAGAGCCTTTTAGCCGTGAG CTGTTCCCAGAAAgcctctcccggccccctctccgTGAGCGACCAGGACTCCGGCATGGAGGACGAGGACCTCTCCCCTAGGCCGATGCCCAGCCCTCACCCCGTGGGTCAGCAG GgtaccaagatctgcccttctgTTCCTGAGCTCTCCCTCGTCTTGGACGGCAGTTTCTTGGACTCAGCCCCCGCACCTAATCATCTGGTGGGGCCAAATCccccaagccctccctcctcgctgCCTCTTCCTGGCTTCTCAGGCCCACAGTGCCAGCAGTTCTCTGAGGAGAGGCCGAgctgggggcccgggcccgggggcccttGGAGGGGGCCGACCGGCCAGACGGGTCCAGGGTcgccccctccgcccaccccccgaGTAAAGCAGCCACCCCCGCGGCCTCCGACGTGGAAGAGAGGGGTCCCTCGGGGCAGGCAGATCCCTGGAGCCCCGTCCTCGCCTCTGACCCCCATCGCCCGGCCGCCTGCCGACCTGGCCGGGCTGCCCCCCGGGGGGCCACCGGTTGAAGCAGGGAGTCGGCCCCATCAGGACCTGGCCAGGCACAGAGGAGGGGAATCCTTTGGAAGGGGACGTCGCGCGTCATGCCCGAGACCACTTTCTACCGGCCGACGGCCcctgccccggggccccgggcccttgTCTCCGACTCCAGACTGGCCGATCACGGGCCCCCCCTCACCATCTGGCCACCTCTTGGATGTCTGCGGATGTTGTCGGTGCCACGGGCCTGCAATGGGCCGCCCGGGCGCGTGGCGGGGAGCGGGCGGTGCAGGTGGCTGGCAGGCCCAAGGGGTCCGGTCGGAGGCCCTCCCTGAGGTTTGGTCCGAGACCCCCGCGGAGGTCTGGTCGGAGGCCCCAGTGGAGAATGCGGGTTCGCCGCCCCGCCCTGGCACCGGCTGCCTACTTCCTCTAGCTTGCAACCCGAGGAGCCCGCCCGGCCGAGGCCtgcagcggggcggggggccgagctCTCCCGCCGGGGCCTTCTCTTTCCCGCCACCTTGTGCCACGTGCGCCCCCTCGCCCCGGAGAGCGTCGGCCGACGGGATGATGGGACTGTCTCCCGAGGCCTTCCGGATGCTCACGGAACAGGACCGGCAACTGAAACTGCTCCAGGCCCAG ATCGAACGCTTGCTGGCCGCCCAGACCTTCCTGGCaggcccgcccgccgccggccACCAGCCGGGGGCCGCGTCGGCACCCACCGCCACCCGGGCGTCTCCGGAGCTGCGCGTCAGAGAGACCGTGAGCATCGCCGTGAGCACAG GCACCAGCCTGCTGTGGCAAGCACCGTGCGGTGGTCCGGAGGCAGCCCACCCAGGGGACCAGCGGGACGCCTCGGTCCAAAGCCAAGACTGCAGCATCGTCCTTGACGCCGACCGCGCCCGAGCCAGCCACGACCCCGATCCCGGAGGGAGCGGCGGGGTCAGCGGCGAAGAGACATCGCTTTCACCTGGAGCTGTCGG ctGCTCCTCCATGGCGGGGGAAGATCCCGGACCCACGACCCTCCCCGGTTTGCCGTCCGGAGAAAGCGTGAGCGCGTGCTTACGGGCAGGACCTGCGGAGGACACCGGGAACCCCCCGGCGCCGGCCAACGGGGCCGAAGTCCAGCTGGCCcaggaggccggagggggccggcccAGCACCCCCCCGGAGAGCCAGCAACTGTACCAGGATTTACTG GGTCAGGTGAAACATCTCCTGAAAGCCTCATCTGAGGAGAGCACCCACCCGTGCCCAGAAGCGGAGTCAGCGTGCCAAGACGGTGTCCCCTCTGGAAGCCGGAGCGGCACCGAGCAAAGATCGGATGACCCCAGTGAGAAGGATCGAGATGGCGTCCTAAGCGCCACCCTCAAGCAACTGAGGAGCCTCGGGGTGACCCTGGATTCGCCCAGCCACGTGAGACAAAGCGAGGCCAGGGTGGAGCATGCCAG CGTCCTGGCCTGCATCAGCCCGGCGGCGGTTCTCTCCGGCTTGAACTACGTGTCTTTCTCCAACGTGGGCGTGAGCGGGCTCCACCCCAGCGGTGCGGACCTGAGCATGGAGGCCAACGCCATCGCCCTCAAGTACCTGAGCGAGAGCCAGCTGGCGCAGCTCTCCTTCGGCCGCGCGGCCCCAGATGCAGCCCCCGGGTCCCCCGTGGCCCCCGGGCCCACGGACTGGAGCCTGTTGGGCCTCGGCGCCATCTCTCCCAGCAACATGTCGTTCGCGACCAGGACGTACATGAAGAGGTACGGCCTCCTCCAGGGAGACTGCGGCGACTGCAGCGACCGTGGTGACTGGGAACTCCGGCCCCCGGCGGACACTGGCGGCAGGCCGGGAGCCGCCCCTCGGCAACCCGGCGGCCCCGCCGACCCCTCCGGAGCCGACCCTTGCTCTCCGCCGCAACCCGACGCGCCCGTCCTCAGGAACATCACCAACGGGGCGGGCCGGCCGAAGGGGCCCCCCGGGGCCACGGACTGGCTGCCCGGCTCAAGGGCCGGGCTCCTGGCTGGCAAGGTGGCCTTCACTCGGCACCCCGACCAGGAGAATCAGAGAGAGCCTGCGCTGTTTCCTGATGGCCCGCAGGCTTCCGGCACCTTCCGGCACATGGACAGCATGAACTCGGTGGGCACCTTCTTGGACATCGGGCGCCTCCGCCAGCTGCCTAAGCTGTTCTGA
- the STIL gene encoding SCL-interrupting locus protein isoform X1, protein MDPRCVLWDPTPAGDRTCLHLSHYRNPKLLVTEKAVRLAYRHARQSAKSVLPCFLLGTLAVDEDEKGVTLTVDRFDPGREVPGSPGPAPSAPLPGDFLVPCSVSSRGSTLGEVVVHSADDFSAAFKGLQRHLSSRDSLNACQLLCLRAHVRCSQVLDRLELDFRWAAVTVADTFDCTPVKPIPIIPTALARNLTTYLNLAQIQGTWKCGFLTMDETRKLLLLLESDPKVYTLPLVGIWLAGITHVYSPQVWACCLRYTLSSSIQERVLSESGSFVIVLYSLTHPEPEFYECVPQKGHSGPTFQLLTSNETFHLFQDVEPSDRHPIPFELSAGGRDAEGELFRRVSESLLAVSCSQKASPGPLSVSDQDSGMEDEDLSPRPMPSPHPVGQQGTKICPSVPELSLVLDGSFLDSAPAPNHLVGPNPPSPPSSLPLPGFSGPQCQQFSEERPSWGPGPGGPWRGPTGQTGPGSPPPPTPRVKQPPPRPPTWKRGVPRGRQIPGAPSSPLTPIARPPADLAGLPPGGPPVEAGSRPHQDLARHRGGESFGRGRRASCPRPLSTGRRPLPRGPGPLSPTPDWPITGPPSPSGHLLDVCGCCRCHGPAMGRPGAWRGAGGAGGWQAQGVRSEALPEVWSETPAEVWSEAPVENAGSPPRPGTGCLLPLACNPRSPPGRGLQRGGGPSSPAGAFSFPPPCATCAPSPRRASADGMMGLSPEAFRMLTEQDRQLKLLQAQIERLLAAQTFLAGPPAAGHQPGAASAPTATRASPELRVRETVSIAVSTGTSLLWQAPCGGPEAAHPGDQRDASVQSQDCSIVLDADRARASHDPDPGGSGGVSGEETSLSPGAVGCSSMAGEDPGPTTLPGLPSGESVSACLRAGPAEDTGNPPAPANGAEVQLAQEAGGGRPSTPPESQQLYQDLLGQVKHLLKASSEESTHPCPEAESACQDGVPSGSRSGTEQRSDDPSEKDRDGVLSATLKQLRSLGVTLDSPSHVRQSEARVEHASVLACISPAAVLSGLNYVSFSNVGVSGLHPSGADLSMEANAIALKYLSESQLAQLSFGRAAPDAAPGSPVAPGPTDWSLLGLGAISPSNMSFATRTYMKRYGLLQGDCGDCSDRGDWELRPPADTGGRPGAAPRQPGGPADPSGADPCSPPQPDAPVLRNITNGAGRPKGPPGATDWLPGSRAGLLAGKVAFTRHPDQENQREPALFPDGPQASGTFRHMDSMNSVGTFLDIGRLRQLPKLF, encoded by the exons ATGGATCCAAG GTGTGTGCTGTGGGATCCGACCCCCGCCGGAGACCGGACCTGCTTGCACCTCAGCCACTACAG AAATCCCAAGCTGCTGGTGACCGAGAAGGCCGTCCGTCTTGCTTATCGTCACGCGAGGCAGAGTGCCAAGTCGGTGCTGCCCTGCTTCCTCCTCGGGACCCTGGCGGTGGATGAAG ATGAAAAAGGCGTCACTCTGACCGTAGACCGCTTCGACCCCGGCCGAGAAGTgcccggctccccggggcccgccccctccgccccgctccccggcGACTTCTTGGTTCCGTGTTCGGTCAGCAGCCGGGGGTCCACCCTGGGGGAGGTGGTGGTTCACAGCGCAGACGATTTCAGCGCGGCCTTCAAG GGGCTCCAGCGCCACCTCAGCAGCAGAGACTCTCTGAACGCCTGCCAGCTCCTCTGTCTCCGAGCCCACGTCCGCTGCAGCCAGGTCCTGGACCGCCTGGAGCTGGACTTCCGCTGGGCGGCCGTCACTGTGGCCGACACGTTCGACTGCACGCCCGTGAAGCCCATCCCCATCATCCCCACGGCCCTGGCCCGCAACCTGACCACCTACCTGAACCTCGCTCAGATCCAGGGCACCTGGAAGTGTGG ATTCCTTACGATGGACGAAACGCGTAAGCTGCTCTTACTTCTGGAGTCGGATCCCAAGGTTTACACCCTGCCATTAGTTGGAAT CTGGCTGGCGGGCATCACTCACGTCTACAGTCCGCAGGTGTGGGCCTGCTGCCTGCGCTACACGCTCAGCTCCTCGATTCAAGAGAG GGTCCTTTCGGAGTCCGGCAGCTTCGTCATCGTTCTCTACTCCCTGACCCACCCGGAGCCCGAGTTTTACGAATGCGTTCCCCAGAAGGGCCACTCGGGCCCCACGTTCCAACTCCTAACCAGCAACGAGACCTTTCATCTTTTCCAA GACGTGGAGCCTTCCGACCGACACCCCATCCCCTTTGAGCTGAGCGCGGGAGGCCGAGACGCTGAGGGAGAGCTCTTCCGTCGAGTTTCCGAGAGCCTTTTAGCCGTGAG CTGTTCCCAGAAAgcctctcccggccccctctccgTGAGCGACCAGGACTCCGGCATGGAGGACGAGGACCTCTCCCCTAGGCCGATGCCCAGCCCTCACCCCGTGGGTCAGCAG GgtaccaagatctgcccttctgTTCCTGAGCTCTCCCTCGTCTTGGACGGCAGTTTCTTGGACTCAGCCCCCGCACCTAATCATCTGGTGGGGCCAAATCccccaagccctccctcctcgctgCCTCTTCCTGGCTTCTCAGGCCCACAGTGCCAGCAGTTCTCTGAGGAGAGGCCGAgctgggggcccgggcccgggggcccttGGAGGGGGCCGACCGGCCAGACGGGTCCAGGGTcgccccctccgcccaccccccgaGTAAAGCAGCCACCCCCGCGGCCTCCGACGTGGAAGAGAGGGGTCCCTCGGGGCAGGCAGATCCCTGGAGCCCCGTCCTCGCCTCTGACCCCCATCGCCCGGCCGCCTGCCGACCTGGCCGGGCTGCCCCCCGGGGGGCCACCGGTTGAAGCAGGGAGTCGGCCCCATCAGGACCTGGCCAGGCACAGAGGAGGGGAATCCTTTGGAAGGGGACGTCGCGCGTCATGCCCGAGACCACTTTCTACCGGCCGACGGCCcctgccccggggccccgggcccttgTCTCCGACTCCAGACTGGCCGATCACGGGCCCCCCCTCACCATCTGGCCACCTCTTGGATGTCTGCGGATGTTGTCGGTGCCACGGGCCTGCAATGGGCCGCCCGGGCGCGTGGCGGGGAGCGGGCGGTGCAGGTGGCTGGCAGGCCCAAGGGGTCCGGTCGGAGGCCCTCCCTGAGGTTTGGTCCGAGACCCCCGCGGAGGTCTGGTCGGAGGCCCCAGTGGAGAATGCGGGTTCGCCGCCCCGCCCTGGCACCGGCTGCCTACTTCCTCTAGCTTGCAACCCGAGGAGCCCGCCCGGCCGAGGCCtgcagcggggcggggggccgagctCTCCCGCCGGGGCCTTCTCTTTCCCGCCACCTTGTGCCACGTGCGCCCCCTCGCCCCGGAGAGCGTCGGCCGACGGGATGATGGGACTGTCTCCCGAGGCCTTCCGGATGCTCACGGAACAGGACCGGCAACTGAAACTGCTCCAGGCCCAG ATCGAACGCTTGCTGGCCGCCCAGACCTTCCTGGCaggcccgcccgccgccggccACCAGCCGGGGGCCGCGTCGGCACCCACCGCCACCCGGGCGTCTCCGGAGCTGCGCGTCAGAGAGACCGTGAGCATCGCCGTGAGCACAG GCACCAGCCTGCTGTGGCAAGCACCGTGCGGTGGTCCGGAGGCAGCCCACCCAGGGGACCAGCGGGACGCCTCGGTCCAAAGCCAAGACTGCAGCATCGTCCTTGACGCCGACCGCGCCCGAGCCAGCCACGACCCCGATCCCGGAGGGAGCGGCGGGGTCAGCGGCGAAGAGACATCGCTTTCACCTGGAGCTGTCGG ctGCTCCTCCATGGCGGGGGAAGATCCCGGACCCACGACCCTCCCCGGTTTGCCGTCCGGAGAAAGCGTGAGCGCGTGCTTACGGGCAGGACCTGCGGAGGACACCGGGAACCCCCCGGCGCCGGCCAACGGGGCCGAAGTCCAGCTGGCCcaggaggccggagggggccggcccAGCACCCCCCCGGAGAGCCAGCAACTGTACCAGGATTTACTG GGTCAGGTGAAACATCTCCTGAAAGCCTCATCTGAGGAGAGCACCCACCCGTGCCCAGAAGCGGAGTCAGCGTGCCAAGACGGTGTCCCCTCTGGAAGCCGGAGCGGCACCGAGCAAAGATCGGATGACCCCAGTGAGAAGGATCGAGATGGCGTCCTAAGCGCCACCCTCAAGCAACTGAGGAGCCTCGGGGTGACCCTGGATTCGCCCAGCCACGTGAGACAAAGCGAGGCCAGGGTGGAGCATGCCAG CGTCCTGGCCTGCATCAGCCCGGCGGCGGTTCTCTCCGGCTTGAACTACGTGTCTTTCTCCAACGTGGGCGTGAGCGGGCTCCACCCCAGCGGTGCGGACCTGAGCATGGAGGCCAACGCCATCGCCCTCAAGTACCTGAGCGAGAGCCAGCTGGCGCAGCTCTCCTTCGGCCGCGCGGCCCCAGATGCAGCCCCCGGGTCCCCCGTGGCCCCCGGGCCCACGGACTGGAGCCTGTTGGGCCTCGGCGCCATCTCTCCCAGCAACATGTCGTTCGCGACCAGGACGTACATGAAGAGGTACGGCCTCCTCCAGGGAGACTGCGGCGACTGCAGCGACCGTGGTGACTGGGAACTCCGGCCCCCGGCGGACACTGGCGGCAGGCCGGGAGCCGCCCCTCGGCAACCCGGCGGCCCCGCCGACCCCTCCGGAGCCGACCCTTGCTCTCCGCCGCAACCCGACGCGCCCGTCCTCAGGAACATCACCAACGGGGCGGGCCGGCCGAAGGGGCCCCCCGGGGCCACGGACTGGCTGCCCGGCTCAAGGGCCGGGCTCCTGGCTGGCAAGGTGGCCTTCACTCGGCACCCCGACCAGGAGAATCAGAGAGAGCCTGCGCTGTTTCCTGATGGCCCGCAGGCTTCCGGCACCTTCCGGCACATGGACAGCATGAACTCGGTGGGCACCTTCTTGGACATCGGGCGCCTCCGCCAGCTGCCTAAGCTGTTCTGA